The following DNA comes from Syntrophobacterales bacterium.
ACGTACGCCTCTTTCCCGGCCAGAGTAGTTTTGTATGCCGGATAGAAAATGCCCCCCGCCTGAACGCCGGTTCGTAAAACAGGTTCGGAAAGGTTGTAGGAAACGACCCCGGCGCCGCCGATGTTGACATGGTTCTGCGCGGTCTGGAGATATATCTGGGGGGGCAGGAGGTCTATCTGTGTTGGAGTTGCGATCTCGGTGCTGTTCTTCCATATAGAACGGTCGCTTGCGGATGCTTTTATTACAGCGGGGCCGTCATGCAGCTTCAGCGCCGCCGTATCGATGGTCAGGGCAACTGTTTTAGTTGCGGTGTTTTTATCCGGGTAGTCAATCGTTGAGAGAACGTGGGGGATGTTGTCCTGGGTGATGGATATCTCCGTATGGCGAAGCCCCTGTCCCTTGTCCGAGAAAACGACGCTGATTGTCTTTTGTCTGCCGATAAACCCCGCCTCGGCGCCAATTTTAACAGCAGGCTTGCCTTTTTCGCCAATAGTTCCGAAGAACCACCAGGCGCCGACGGCATGCAGCAGCACCAAAGTGGCAATATACAATAATTTCCTCTTCATTCTCTCCCCCTCCTTAAATATTACGTCGGCCTATAGCGTTTTTCAGAGGGGATTGCAAGATCGGGAGCGGAAATATGTATTTCTTGATATTGTTTGAGATCATTGTTATAAGTCTTGCCTACCCTAAAAAACCGGGCAGACCACGAACTGGGGGGACTCCACAAAAATGCTGAAGGAAAGAAAAATAGTGCTTTGTGTAACCGGGGGCATTGCCGCCTACAAGGCCGCCGAGCTGCTCCGGGAATTTGTCCGGCGCGGGGCGGATGTCCGGGTCGTCATGACCGAAAGCGCCTGCAAACTCGTTGCCCCGCTTACCTTTGAGACACTGTCGGGCCATCCTGTTGCCACCGGTCTCTTCAGCCTTAACGTTCAGGGCGAGATACCCCATATCGCCCTGGCCGCGTTTGCCGATCTCCTTGTTGTCGCTCCGGCAACGGCGAACATCATCGGCAAGGCAGCGGCGGGAATTGCCGATGACCTTGTCAGTACGATTATTCTCGCCACGACGAAGCCGGTTTTATTCTGCCCGGCCATGAACGTAAACATGTATGAAAACACCGTTGTTCAGAAAAACCTGGCCGAGCTGGCCGCGCGCGGCTATTTGATCATGGCCCCCGGAGACGGAGAACTTGCCTGCCGCACAGAGGGGCGGGGGCGTCTGCCCGAACCTGCAGCTATTGCCGAAGAGGTGGAGTATCTGCTGGCCGAAAAGGATCTGCGGAAAGAGCTGATTATTGTAACCGCCGGGCCGACGCAGGAGCCGCTGGATCCGGTCAGGTTTATCAGCAACTACTCCTCCGGCAAGATGGGATATGCGCTGGCTGTCGCGGCCAGGCGCCGCGGTGCGAAGGTGATCCTGATCAGCGGCCCGGTTGCACTGTCCCCGCCCGCGGAGGTGGATTTTGTCCCGGTAAAGACGGCCCGCGAGATGTACGATGCCGTCCTGTCAGCTTTTCCGGCTGCAACGGTCGTCATCAAGGCCGCTGCGGTTGCCGATTACCGTCCCGCCGTCTGCGCAGAATCCAAGATCAAAAAGAAGGAGGGCCCGATGACCCTCCGGCTGGAGCGCAATCCCGATATCATAGCGGAAATAGCCCGGAAAAAGGGTAACCGGATTGTTGTCGGCTTCTCGATGGAGTCGGACCATCTGCTGGAACACGCCCGCAAAAAGCTTTTTGACAAGGGGATGGATTTTATCGTGGCCAAC
Coding sequences within:
- the coaBC gene encoding bifunctional phosphopantothenoylcysteine decarboxylase/phosphopantothenate--cysteine ligase CoaBC; its protein translation is MLKERKIVLCVTGGIAAYKAAELLREFVRRGADVRVVMTESACKLVAPLTFETLSGHPVATGLFSLNVQGEIPHIALAAFADLLVVAPATANIIGKAAAGIADDLVSTIILATTKPVLFCPAMNVNMYENTVVQKNLAELAARGYLIMAPGDGELACRTEGRGRLPEPAAIAEEVEYLLAEKDLRKELIIVTAGPTQEPLDPVRFISNYSSGKMGYALAVAARRRGAKVILISGPVALSPPAEVDFVPVKTAREMYDAVLSAFPAATVVIKAAAVADYRPAVCAESKIKKKEGPMTLRLERNPDIIAEIARKKGNRIVVGFSMESDHLLEHARKKLFDKGMDFIVANDVTEAGAGFGGDTNIVRILDRAGGMEELPLLSKLEVAGVILDRVKKMREQLPLAG